From the genome of Nicotiana sylvestris chromosome 2, ASM39365v2, whole genome shotgun sequence, one region includes:
- the LOC104238612 gene encoding F-box protein At5g49610-like isoform X1, with amino-acid sequence MSVERAIMDRGKRPGRSLAARNNQIYMDLKDIVREHALPFLPAKSLFRFTTVCRDWRLQISSPFFAHNQSLSCRSTSGLFLQTPGGSPSLLPIGANFCGVPDPFLRFLPEPVDIRSSSNGLLCCQGHGADKAYYICNPVTQQWKKLPKSNANHGSDPAVVLLFDPSLLNFVVEYKIICAFPSTDFGEATEFEIYSSKEGSWEIAGEICFGARRVIPKSGVHVNGVVYWMTTGSILAFDLTKERSQLLQDYVARGILGAFSGKLCKANVSGNSIIVYVLANAHSNTMQMGSNTRMWSEKQRIVLDSKIVGDVARDYSVLHVDGDIMVVHSRERVYSYDFKSRATEVMSNVSDIYNMRCLPYVNNLVSL; translated from the exons ATGTCAG TGGAGCGTGCAATAATGGATCGTGGAAAAAGGCCAGGCCGGTCGCTTGCTGCACGGAATAATCAGATTTATATGGATCTTAAGGACATTGTCAGGGAACATGCCCTTCCCTTCCTGCCTGCCAAATCACTTTTCAGATTCACCACTGTTTGTAGGGACTGGAGACTCCAGATTTCCTCTCCATTTTTCGCCCACAATCAGTCACTTTCCTGTCGCAGTACATCAGGCCTCTTTCTCCAGACTCCTGGTGGTTCTCCTTCTCTCTTACCCATCGGCGCAAACTTTTGTGGGGTTCCAGATCCATTCCTTAGGTTTTTGCCTGAGCCTGTCGACATCAGGTCCTCCTCTAATGGACTGCTTTGCTGCCAAGGTCATGGAGCTGACAAGGCCTATTACATATGTAATCCCGTTACTCAGCAGTGGAAGAAACTTCCAAAATCAAATGCTAATCATGGATCAGATCCAGCAGTTGTGCTCTTATTTGATCCATCGTTGCTCAACTTTGTCGTAGAGTACAAAATTATCTGTGCATTTCCATCCACAGATTTTGGTGAGGCAACTGAGTTTGAAATATATTCCTCCAAAGAGGGTTCCTGGGAAATTGCCGGTGAGATCTGTTTTGGAGCTAGGAGGGTTATACCAAAATCGGGGGTTCATGTTAATGGTGTTGTTTACTGGATGACAACTGGTAGTATTCTTGCTTTTGATCTAACCAAAGAGAGGTCACAGCTCCTTCAAGACTATGTCGCTCGTGGGATTTTGGGGGCTTTTAGTGGAAAGCTCTGTAAGGCTAATGTCTCTGGTAATTCAATCATTGTATACGTTTTGGCTAATGCCCATTCAAATACGATGCAAATGGGAAGCAATACCAGAATGTGGTCAGAGAAACAGCGGATTGTTCTTGACAGTAAAATTGTTGGGGATGTAGCAAGGGACTACTCGGTCTTACATGTTGACGGTGATATAATGGTGGTTCATAGCAGGGAAAGAGTGTATTCATATGACTTCAAGTCCCGTGCAACAGAAGTTATGAGCAATGTATCCGACATTTATAATATGCGATGCTTGCCCTATGTGAACAACCTAGTCTCTCTCTAA
- the LOC104238612 gene encoding F-box protein At5g49610-like isoform X2, producing MDRGKRPGRSLAARNNQIYMDLKDIVREHALPFLPAKSLFRFTTVCRDWRLQISSPFFAHNQSLSCRSTSGLFLQTPGGSPSLLPIGANFCGVPDPFLRFLPEPVDIRSSSNGLLCCQGHGADKAYYICNPVTQQWKKLPKSNANHGSDPAVVLLFDPSLLNFVVEYKIICAFPSTDFGEATEFEIYSSKEGSWEIAGEICFGARRVIPKSGVHVNGVVYWMTTGSILAFDLTKERSQLLQDYVARGILGAFSGKLCKANVSGNSIIVYVLANAHSNTMQMGSNTRMWSEKQRIVLDSKIVGDVARDYSVLHVDGDIMVVHSRERVYSYDFKSRATEVMSNVSDIYNMRCLPYVNNLVSL from the coding sequence ATGGATCGTGGAAAAAGGCCAGGCCGGTCGCTTGCTGCACGGAATAATCAGATTTATATGGATCTTAAGGACATTGTCAGGGAACATGCCCTTCCCTTCCTGCCTGCCAAATCACTTTTCAGATTCACCACTGTTTGTAGGGACTGGAGACTCCAGATTTCCTCTCCATTTTTCGCCCACAATCAGTCACTTTCCTGTCGCAGTACATCAGGCCTCTTTCTCCAGACTCCTGGTGGTTCTCCTTCTCTCTTACCCATCGGCGCAAACTTTTGTGGGGTTCCAGATCCATTCCTTAGGTTTTTGCCTGAGCCTGTCGACATCAGGTCCTCCTCTAATGGACTGCTTTGCTGCCAAGGTCATGGAGCTGACAAGGCCTATTACATATGTAATCCCGTTACTCAGCAGTGGAAGAAACTTCCAAAATCAAATGCTAATCATGGATCAGATCCAGCAGTTGTGCTCTTATTTGATCCATCGTTGCTCAACTTTGTCGTAGAGTACAAAATTATCTGTGCATTTCCATCCACAGATTTTGGTGAGGCAACTGAGTTTGAAATATATTCCTCCAAAGAGGGTTCCTGGGAAATTGCCGGTGAGATCTGTTTTGGAGCTAGGAGGGTTATACCAAAATCGGGGGTTCATGTTAATGGTGTTGTTTACTGGATGACAACTGGTAGTATTCTTGCTTTTGATCTAACCAAAGAGAGGTCACAGCTCCTTCAAGACTATGTCGCTCGTGGGATTTTGGGGGCTTTTAGTGGAAAGCTCTGTAAGGCTAATGTCTCTGGTAATTCAATCATTGTATACGTTTTGGCTAATGCCCATTCAAATACGATGCAAATGGGAAGCAATACCAGAATGTGGTCAGAGAAACAGCGGATTGTTCTTGACAGTAAAATTGTTGGGGATGTAGCAAGGGACTACTCGGTCTTACATGTTGACGGTGATATAATGGTGGTTCATAGCAGGGAAAGAGTGTATTCATATGACTTCAAGTCCCGTGCAACAGAAGTTATGAGCAATGTATCCGACATTTATAATATGCGATGCTTGCCCTATGTGAACAACCTAGTCTCTCTCTAA